From Arachis stenosperma cultivar V10309 chromosome 2, arast.V10309.gnm1.PFL2, whole genome shotgun sequence, one genomic window encodes:
- the LOC130960145 gene encoding KIN14B-interacting protein At4g14310, giving the protein MSTRRVKDRDGGDPTAATLRRSSRSVTPPLSASRKARSHDASATTKLSSSASVKFCSSAEKENRQQLRRSTSHGSEKPTIRAVPRVDKAAITAAASRDSVVRRSTTSVPRGRSSSRFELNRISSDSHETRKMHLDRANPTREPGGSFRSAEKVTNLTGKGSGEKSASKIVGGKVQREKYSILKDGSKVSEESSGCNSGKSSSRLHEKLAFLEGKVKRIASDIKKTKELLDMNNPDASKVILSDIQEKISGIEKAMVHVTGADSGKVGSYSNGNVENICKGESENDESKRLGDGKSLIKGLKTEELEDRLFPHHKLIKNRILLKESWSSSSESCLGNGSDDVKAKVEDNKVLSPVSENSIAVEFLASLNNDKEISVGGGGGGGGVRCCEVQETEGGRNAMKGSSSGLNQRSDNIDMLLESDEKLEEFDDQENKQEAFVGDEMDEAFNYKLNEIGDKNATGGWFVSEGEAVILAHDDGSCSYYDIANCEEKAVYMPPPEVSPNMWRDCWVVRAPGSDGCSGRFVVAASAGNTIDSGFCSWDFYTKEVQAFQTEVGTASSRTALRPLSNNVVQRRSSAFGNLAAEAKQCWYKPCGPLIISTTSSQRAVKVFDVRDGEQIMKWDVQRPVLAMEYSSPLQWRNRGKVVVAESESISLWDVNSLNPQALLSISVGGQKVSALHVSNTDAEMGGGVRKRVSSSEAEGNDGVFCTSDSINILDFRQPSGIGLKISKHGISAQSVFSRGETVLLGCTSSNAMGKKQSSYMLQQFSLRKQGLFHTYAFPESNTHSHYAAITQVWGNSDFVMGICGLGLHVFDTLKDDDALKIFNMDSSNSQTFREIIGPDDLYCPSFDYIGSRALLISRDRPAIWRHLIV; this is encoded by the exons ATGTCCACTCGCCGGGTCAAAGACCGTGACGGCGGAGACCCCACCGCCGCCACCCTCCGCCGCTCATCCAGGTCCGTAACTCCACCGCTCTCCGCCTCTCGCAAGGCCCGTTCCCATGATGCATCGGCTACGACCAAGCTTTCTTCTTCCGCCTCTGTAAAGTTCTGTTCTTCCGCCGAGAAAGAAAACCGCCAGCAGCTCCGCCGATCCACGTCTCATGGATCCGAGAAGCCCACGATCCGAGCCGTGCCACGTGTCGACAAGGCAGCAATCACTGCTGCGGCGTCAAGAGATTCCGTTGTCCGGAGATCCACTACATCGGTCCCCAGAGGCAGAAGCTCAAGCCGTTTCGAATTGAATAGAATCTCTTCGGATTCCCACGAGACCCGAAAAATGCATCTGGATCGGGCCAACCCGACTCGAGAACCGGGAGGGAGCTTCAGAAGCGCCGAAAAGGTTACAAATTTAACGGGTAAGGGAAGTGGCGAAAAGAGTGCTTCTAAAATAGTGGGTGGGAAGGTTCAGAGAGAAAAATATTCGATTTTGAAAGATGGGAGCAAGGTTTCGGAAGAAAGTAGTGGTTGTAATAGTGGGAAGTCCTCTAGTAGGCTTCACGAGAAGCTTGCGTTTCTTGAAGGGAAGGTTAAGAGAATCGCTTCGGATATAAAGAAGACTAAGGAGTTGTTGGATATGAACAACCCTGATGCGTCAAAGGTGATACTTTCGGATATTCAGGAGAAGATTTCGGGGATTGAGAAGGCTATGGTTCATGTCACTGGTGCTGATTCTGGTAAAGTGGGTAGTTATAGTAATGGAAATGTTGAAAACATTTGTAAAGGGGAATCTGAGAATGATGAATCTAAGAGATTGGGTGACGGGAAGAGCTTGATCAAAGGGTTGAAAACTGAGGAGCTTGAGGATAGGTTGTTCCCTCACCATAAGTTGATTAAGAATCGGATACTATTGAAGGAATCATGGTCGTCCTCGTCGGAGAGCTGTTTAGGTAATGGATCTGATGATGTGAAGGCTAAGGTGGAAGATAACAAGGTGCTAAGTCCTGTTAGTGAGAATTCAATTGCTGTGGAGTTTTTGGCTTCTCTTAATAACGACAAGGAGATAAGTgtgggtggtggtggtggtggtggtggagtcAGGTGCTGCGAGGTGCAGGAAACTGAGGGTGGTCGCAATGCGATGAAGGGCTCTTCGTCTGGCTTGAATCAGAGGTCTGACAATATTGATATGCTTCTTGAGTCTGACGAGAAGCTTGAGGAATTTGATGATCAGGAGAATAAGCAGGAAGCATTTGTTGGAGATGAGATGGATGAAGCTTTCAATTATAAGCTAAATGAGATCGGAGACAAGAATGCCACTGGAGGATGGTTTGTGTCTGAAGGGGAGGCTGTCATCCTTGCTCATGATGATGGTTCGTGTTCATATTATGATATTGCCAATTGCGAG GAAAAAGCTGTATATATGCCCCCACCTGAAGTGTCACCTAATATGTGGAGAGATTGTTGGGTAGTTCGTGCCCCTGGTTCGGATGGTTGCTCTGGAAGGTTTGTGGTAGCTGCATCTGCTGGCAATACTATAGATTCAGGATTCTGCTCATGGGATTTTTACACAAAGGAAGTGCAAGCTTTCCAGACTGAGGTTGGAACAGCATCTTCAAGAACAGCACTTAGACCTTTGTCCAATAATGTTGTGCAGAGGAGAAGTTCTGCATTTGGCAACTTGGCAGCAGAAGCCAAGCAATGTTGGTATAAACCCTGTGGACCCCTCATCATCTCTACTACCAGCTCACAGAGGGCTGTGAAAGTTTTTGATGTTCGTGATGGAGAGCAAATCATGAAATGGGATGTTCAGAGGCCTGTTCTTGCAATGGAATATTCTAGCCCTTTGCAATGGAGAAATAGGGGAAAAGTAGTAGTAGCAGAATCCGAGTCCATTTCTCTTTGGGATGTGAACTCACTCAATCCTCAAGCTTTGCTTTCTATTTCGGTGGGTGGGCAGAAAGTTTCTGCTCTACATGTGAGCAACACTGATGCTGAGATGGGTGGAGGAGTTCGGAAAAG AGTAAGTTCCTCAGAAGCCGAAGGAAATGATGGTGTGTTTTGCACCTCAGATTCCATTAACATCTTGGACTTCCGCCAACCCTCTGGCATTGGCCTTAAAATATCAAAACATGGCATTAGCGCGCAATCAGTTTTCTCTCGTGGAGAGACTGTTTTGCTTGGCTGTACTAGCTCCAATGCAATGGGCAAGAAGCAATCCTCATATATGTTGCAACAATTCTCGTTGCGCAAACAAGGACTATTCCACACTTACGCCTTTCCAGAATCTAATACCCACTCACACTATGCAGCAATCACCCAAGTTTGGGGTAATTCTGATTTTGTCATGGGTATTTGTGGCCTCGGACTTCATGTCTTCGATACGCTAAAAGATGATGATGCATTGAAGATTTTCAACATGgattcctcaaattcacaaacttTTAGAGAAATCATTGGACCAGATGATTTGTATTGCCCTTCATTTGATTACATCGGATCTCGTGCTCTTTTAATATCAAGAGATCGACCAGCTATATGGAGGCATCTAATAGTTTAA